CGACACGCTGCGGCTCAACGGCAAGATCGACCATTATTTCGTCATCCCGACGGTCGGGATCTACTTCTACCTTGTGCCGGACGGCGGACGGCGCTCGGTCCACAACTTCCTGCAAAACATCGCCGCACCCACGGTGTTCGTGAACGACGTGCTGCAGGGCGAGACCAGACGCGCCGGCCAGACCTTCGCGCGCTTCATGATCAACAGCACCATCGGGGCGGGCGGCTTGTTCGATCCGGCGACGCGGCACTTCCATATCCCCGGCCATGGCGAGGATTTCGGCCAGACGCTGGCGGTCTGGGGGGTGGGCGAAGGGCCTTACCTGATCGCCCCCTTCTTCGGGCCCCAGCCGCCGCGCGATGCGGTCGGCTTGGTGGTCGACGCCGCGATCGTCGATCCGTGGAATTACGTGCCTTTCAAGCAGCACATCTGGTGGGACGCC
The nucleotide sequence above comes from Rhizomicrobium sp.. Encoded proteins:
- a CDS encoding VacJ family lipoprotein is translated as MVGVRGLLLGLAALWLAGCAAPTPEMLANNDPWEPMNRDTLRLNGKIDHYFVIPTVGIYFYLVPDGGRRSVHNFLQNIAAPTVFVNDVLQGETRRAGQTFARFMINSTIGAGGLFDPATRHFHIPGHGEDFGQTLAVWGVGEGPYLIAPFFGPQPPRDAVGLVVDAAIVDPWNYVPFKQHIWWDAGRYYFTLLDLRGQTYETVQGVQRSSVDYYASLRSLYRQLRNNEIRNGRPDAKDLPEF